The following is a genomic window from Niveispirillum cyanobacteriorum.
GTCGAACGCCGGGCCTGGACCCAGGATGCCCGTCTGCGCGTGGTGCAACTGACGCCGCGTGGCCGTGCGATCCGGGACCTGCTGAACAGCCAGATTGAGGCGGCACGCCCCATCGTGGCCGCCTGAATATTGTAGTTCATGCCCCTCAATCGCCGGCGCCCACATCCATGGGCTTGGGCTTACGCGGCACGAGCCGCGCGGCGGCAGTCGTCGCCGTACCACCGGTCAACAATTTTAACCGGTGATTTTACCGCAGCGCGGCGAGCCGGGCATAATCGGCGCGCAATTCGGCCAGCCGGCCAGCCGCCGCGTCGGGGTCCGTGTCGGCCAGTTCCATCGCCTTCTGCACCGCCATTTGCAGGCGCTGATGCGCCTCATTCACCACCAGGGCGCGGCCAAAGGCGACATTCATGGCCGTCAGGCCGCCCTGGAGGGCATGGCACAGGCTTTCCGCCGACCGCCCCATCCGGTCCACCGCCGAGACAAGGTCCGGCAGTTCCGACGTCGCGGCGACCAGTTGATCTGCCAGCTTGACCGTGGTTGCCAGGGGTCGTGCCTGACCCGGGAATTGGATAATCTCGCCCATGCGCGGCCCCTGTTGCCGACTGTTGCGGGGCCTGCCTGCACCCGGTTCACTACCGTCGCGCGGTCCGTGGTTTCGGGCAAGCTATCCATTGGCACAGTTTCCAGCTGGCACCTGCAATGCTGCCTTTCGCCATGCGACAGGAAATTTTCCGAAAGGCCGTCGCCGCGTCCGTTTCGTGCAATCCGTCGCCCAACAACGAAATCGACCTTGGTGCGCTGCCATGCCTAGACTTTGGCCGTCAAAGCCGCCCGCAAAGAAAGGTGGCAGCAGCGATCCATCGGCCCGGAGGCCCCGCCCCATGCTGTTCGATTTCCCCGATTTCGATAATCACGAACTGGTTCTGTTTGGCCGCGACGAGGCCAGCGGTTTGGCCGCCATCATCGCCGTCCATTCCACGGCCTTGGGCCCCGCCTGCGGCGGCTGCCGCATGTGGCCCTATGCCAATGATACCGAGGCCATGCGCGATGCACTGCGCCTGTCGCGGGGCATGAGCTATAAGAACGCCATGGCCGGCCTGCCGCTGGGTGGTGGCAAGTCCGTGATCATCGGCGACAGCCGCAAGGACAAGACGGACGAGCTGTTCCGCGCCTTTGGCCGGGTCATCGACAGCCTGGGTGGAAAGTATATCGCGGCGGAGGATGTGGGCATCACCGTCGCCGACGTAATGACCATGGGCCAGACCACGCGCCATGTCGCGGGCCTGTCCAAGGGGCATGATGCATCGGGCGACCCGTCGCCCTTTACCGCCTATGGCGTCTATATGGGCATCAAGGCTGCCGTGAAGCACAAGCTTGCCACCGACAGCCTGAGGGGCGTGCGCGTCGCGGTGCAGGGCCTGGGCAATGTCGGCAGCCATCTTTGCCAGCGTCTGGCAGATGACGGCGCCATCCTGACGGTCACCGACATCCATGCTGATGCCGTGCAGCGCGCTGTGGACAAGTTCGGGGCCATGGCTGTGGCACCCGACCGTATCCATGCGGCCGATGCCGATGTCTACGCGCCCTGCGCCTTAGGTGCCGTGATCAATCCGCGCAGCCTGCCCGAATTGAAGGCGAAGATCGTGGCCGGTGGCGCCAACAACCAGTTGGAAACTGACCCGATGGGCGAGGCGCTGCGCGCCGCCGGAATCCTGTACGCGCCCGACTATGTCATCAATGGCGGCGGCATCATCAATGTCTCCGCCGAAGTGACGCAGGATTATGACCGCGATTCCGTGCTGCGCCAGGTGGAGCGTATTCCCGTGACGTTGACGGAAATTTTCCGCCGCGCCGACTGGGAGAACCGCCCGACCAGTGCTGTTGCCGACGAAATGGCCCGCGAAATCCTGGCCGCTGGCAAGGGCGGTCAGAAGCAGGCGGCGTAATGTGTCGTGTCCCCCGCCGCCATTCCTGGCGGCGGGGGAACTCCTTCTCCTTATGCCCCGCCCAGCACAACGCGCGGGGCGACGTTGATCCGGCGCAGCGGGGTGGCGCCAGGTGTCTCCACCTCATCCAGCACCACCTCATAACCCCAGAGATTGGCCAGGTGCTGCATGACGGCGCGGGCTTCCTCCTCCTCCAGCAGGATCTGGTTCATCACATGATGTTCCAGCATCAGCTTGCGGTCGCCGACCAGATCGACATCGACGATCTGGATATCGGCCTCGGCCCAGGCGATGTCGTACTGCCGCGCCAGCGCGTGACGGACGGCGCGGTAGCCACGTTCATCATGGATGGCGGCCACCTTCATTTCCGGGTCGCGCGCATCATCGGCCACATGGAACAGCCGGAATTTGCGGATCAGCGCCGGAGACAGGTACTGCAGGATGAAGCTTTCATCTCGGAAATTGGCCCAGGCGTCACGCAGTGCACCCATGGCATCGCCCCGGCCTGCCAGATCGGGGAACCAGTACCGGTCCTCCTGTGTCGGTTCCGTCACGATGCGCTCGATATCCTGCATCATGGCGAAGCCCAGTGCGTAGGGATTGATGCCGCCATAGCGGCGATCATCGAACTCCGGCTGAAACACGACATTGGTGTGGCTGTGCATCGCCTCCATCCAGGCGCCGTCGGTCAGGGCGCCGCGTTCATGCAGGGTGGACAGGATGCGGTAATGGCAATAGGTGGCGCAGCCCTCGTTCATCACCTTGGTCTGGCGCTGCGGATAGAAATACTGCGCCACATGCCGCACAATGCGCAGGATTTCCCGTTGCCATCCCTGCAGGCGCGGGGCCTTCTTCTCCAGGAAATAGAGGATATTCTCCTCCGGCAGTTCCAGCAGGGTGCGGCGGCGGTCGCGGTCGGAGAGCGGGCTGTTACTACCTGCCTTGGTGGGGACGGTGCGCCACAGGTCGTTGAAGGTCGCTTCGGCATGCTCCAGCCGTTCGCGCGCCCGTTTCTCCTCATTGCGCAAGTCGGGGCCACGGCGGCGGGGATAGCGGTGGACGCCGTGGTTCATCAGGGCGTGGGCGGCATCCAGTACACGTTCGACATTGGCGTGGCCGTACCGTTCCTCGCACTGGCTGATATAGGCTTTGGCGAAGGACAGGTAATCCAGAATGCCATCAGCATCGGTCCATTGCTGGAACAGATAGTTGTTCTTGAAGAAGTGATTATGGCCGAAGGCGGCATGCGCGATCACCAGCGTCTGCATCGTCATGGTGTTTTCTTCCATGATGTAGCTGATGCAGGGGTTGGAATTGATCACGATCTCGTACGCCAGACCCCGCTGGCCCTTGCGATACAGCGCCTCGTCGCGGGCAAAATGCTTGCCGAAGGACCAGTGCTTGTAGAACAGCGGCATGCCGATGCTGGAATAGGCGTCCAGCATCTGCTCCGACGTGATCACCTCGATCTGGTTGGTGTAGGTGTCCAGGCCCATCTCCAGCGCCACGTTCTCGATGGCGTCATAAACGCGGCGAACCTTGTCATAGTCCCAGTCGGCACCGGTATAGAGCGGGGCGGTCTCAAAGGCGGTTAGGGTCATGCACTCACCTCCGCCGGTTGCCCGGCCTTGTCCTTGGCGAACAGTTCGCGAAAGACGGGGTAGATTTCCTTGCGTTCGGTCACGCGCCGCATGGCCAGCACGCCGCCGGCATTGATCTGCTTATAGGTGCGCCACAGGTCGGTTTCGCGCGGGCCACCGCCATAGGGTAGGCCTGGCATCATCCCTTCCTGCCCCACCTCCAGATAGGCATAATATTGACAGTCAGGCAGGATGCTGTCGGTCATCAGCAATGCTGTCTTGGTATTGTCCGACAGGGCATTATCGCCATCGCTGGCTTGGGCAGCATAGATGTTCCATTCACCGGGCGGATAGCGTTCCTTGATGACCCGCGCCATCTCCTCCAGCGCGGTTGACACCACCGTGCCGCCGGTCTCGGCGCTGTAGAAAAAGGTCTCTTCATCCACCTCTGCGGCGCGGTGGGTATGGCGGATGAAGACCACGTCCACATGCTTGTACCGCCGCGACAAGAACAGGTAGAGCAGCATGTAGAAGCGCTTGGCCAGGTCCTTCATATGCTCCGTCATGCTGCCCGACACATCCATCAGGCAGAACATGACCGCCTGCGCCGCCGGTCGCGGTGTGGCCGCAAAGCGGTTGTAGCGGACATCGACCGGGTCGATGTAGGGGATGCGCTGGGTCCGTTTGAGCGCCTCGGCCAGTTCCAGGCGTGCCTGTTCCAGCCGCTCTCGGTCTCGCCCGCTGCGTTCCAGATCATCGATCTCCTGCCGCAGGGCCTTGATCTCGTCGCCTGTGGGGCGGTTCAGCGCAATACGGCGGGCCAGGCTGTTGCGCATGGTGCGCACCAGATTGAGGTTAGCCGGTGAACCCGCCACTGAGTAGCCGGCCCGGTGCCAGTCCATGGCGTCGGTGACGGCCAGTTTGCGCTTGGCCAGATCGGGCAGTTCCAGGTCTTCCAGGAACAGGTCGATGAATTCTTCCCGGCTCAACACAAAGCGGAATTCATCCTGGCCGTCGCCGTCCTCCGATCCCTCATTGCCCCTGCCGGACCCGCCACCCTGCGGTGGGCGTTTGATCTTGTCGCCGGACATGAACTCCTTATTGCCGGGAACGACATAATCACGCTGCCCGCCCGTGGAGGACCGGCGAAGGGTCGGTTCGCGGATGCCATCGGGGGCGATGGAGATGTCGCCGCCCATATCGATGTCGCGGATGCCACGCTTGGCTGAGGCATCGCGTACGGCCCGCATCACCTGTTCCTTGGCGCGCCGCAGGAAACGCTGGCGGTTGGCCAGACTTTTACCTGAAGGATTGAGACGTCGGTCGACAATGGTGAACAAGGTTGCACCGTCCTTTCGATGGGGGTCGAACCCGTCGCCCCTCTCCCACCCTGGCGGGAGAGGGGCACGCCATTACCCCGCCTGTTTCACCCGCATGTACCATTCGACCAGACGGCGAACCTGACGTTCGGTATAGCCGCGGGCCATCATGCGATTGACGAACTCGCTGTGTTTTTTCTCCGTCTCGCTGTCCTTCTTCGAGCCAAAGCTGATAACGGGCAGCAGTTCCTCCACCTGACTGAACATCCGCTTTTCGATGACGTCGCGCAGCTTTTCATAACTGGTCCAGGACGGGTTGCGCCCGCCATTAGATGCCCGCATCCGCAGGGCGAATTTCACCACCTCGTTGCGGAAATCCTTGGGGTTGGCGATGCCGGCCGGCTTTTCGATCTTGGTCAGTTCCTGGTTCAACAGGTCGCGGTTCAGGAGCTGGCCCGTGTCAGGGTCCTTGAAATCCTGATCCTCGATCCAGGCATCGGCATAATCGACATAGCGATCAAACAGGTTCTGGCCGTAATCATGGTAGCTTTCCAGATAGGCCTTCTGGATTTCGTTGCCAATGAACTCCGCATAGCGGGGTGCCAGTTCACCCTTGATGAACTCCATATATTTCTTTTCCACCTCGTCGGGGAATTGTTCCCGCTTGATGGATTGTTCAAGGATATACATCAGGTGGACAGGGTCGGCCCCCACCTCGGTATTGTCATAGTTGAAGGTGCTGGCCAGGACCTTGAAGGCGAAGCGGGTGGAGATGCCGTTCATCCCCTCGTCCACGCCGGCAGCGTCCTTATATTCCTGCATGGTCTTGGCCTTGGGGTCCGTCTCCTTCAGGCTTTCCCCGTCATAGACCCGCATCTTGCTGAACAGGTTGGAATTGCCATGGTCGCGCAGGCGGGACAGCACCGTAAACCGCGCCAGCATTTCCAGGGTGGCAGGCGCACAGGGCGCGCCGGAAAGTTCGGAGGTCTTGATCAGCTTTTCATAGATGCGCTGTTCCTCCATCACCCGCAGGCAATAGGGAACCTTCACCACGCAGATGCGGTCGATGAAGGCCTCGTTGTTCTTATTGTTTTTAAAGCTCTGCCACTCCGCCTCGTTGGAATGCGCCATGATCACGCCCTGGAAGGGCAGGGCACCGATATTCTCCGTCCCGATATAATTGCCCTCCTGCGTGGCGGTCAGCAGGGGGT
Proteins encoded in this region:
- a CDS encoding SpoVR family protein, which encodes MTLTAFETAPLYTGADWDYDKVRRVYDAIENVALEMGLDTYTNQIEVITSEQMLDAYSSIGMPLFYKHWSFGKHFARDEALYRKGQRGLAYEIVINSNPCISYIMEENTMTMQTLVIAHAAFGHNHFFKNNYLFQQWTDADGILDYLSFAKAYISQCEERYGHANVERVLDAAHALMNHGVHRYPRRRGPDLRNEEKRARERLEHAEATFNDLWRTVPTKAGSNSPLSDRDRRRTLLELPEENILYFLEKKAPRLQGWQREILRIVRHVAQYFYPQRQTKVMNEGCATYCHYRILSTLHERGALTDGAWMEAMHSHTNVVFQPEFDDRRYGGINPYALGFAMMQDIERIVTEPTQEDRYWFPDLAGRGDAMGALRDAWANFRDESFILQYLSPALIRKFRLFHVADDARDPEMKVAAIHDERGYRAVRHALARQYDIAWAEADIQIVDVDLVGDRKLMLEHHVMNQILLEEEEARAVMQHLANLWGYEVVLDEVETPGATPLRRINVAPRVVLGGA
- a CDS encoding YeaH/YhbH family protein yields the protein MFTIVDRRLNPSGKSLANRQRFLRRAKEQVMRAVRDASAKRGIRDIDMGGDISIAPDGIREPTLRRSSTGGQRDYVVPGNKEFMSGDKIKRPPQGGGSGRGNEGSEDGDGQDEFRFVLSREEFIDLFLEDLELPDLAKRKLAVTDAMDWHRAGYSVAGSPANLNLVRTMRNSLARRIALNRPTGDEIKALRQEIDDLERSGRDRERLEQARLELAEALKRTQRIPYIDPVDVRYNRFAATPRPAAQAVMFCLMDVSGSMTEHMKDLAKRFYMLLYLFLSRRYKHVDVVFIRHTHRAAEVDEETFFYSAETGGTVVSTALEEMARVIKERYPPGEWNIYAAQASDGDNALSDNTKTALLMTDSILPDCQYYAYLEVGQEGMMPGLPYGGGPRETDLWRTYKQINAGGVLAMRRVTERKEIYPVFRELFAKDKAGQPAEVSA
- a CDS encoding PrkA family serine protein kinase, which encodes MSSLVTDLFASYASSYESRRDVEMSLMEYLEGCRDDPLMYASAAERLLAAIGEPEVIDTARDARLARIFMNRTIKVYPAFAEFFGMEETIERIVGFFRHAAQGLEERKQVLYLLGPVGGGKSSLAERLKALMEDKPIYALKAGDQISPVFESPLGLFDPATMGATIEEKFGIPRRRLTGLMSPWALKRLDEFDGDIRRFKVVKLRPSRLRQIGISKTEPGDENNQDISSLVGKVDIRKLELYSQNDPDAYSYSGGLNRANQGMLEFVEMFKAPIKMLHPLLTATQEGNYIGTENIGALPFQGVIMAHSNEAEWQSFKNNKNNEAFIDRICVVKVPYCLRVMEEQRIYEKLIKTSELSGAPCAPATLEMLARFTVLSRLRDHGNSNLFSKMRVYDGESLKETDPKAKTMQEYKDAAGVDEGMNGISTRFAFKVLASTFNYDNTEVGADPVHLMYILEQSIKREQFPDEVEKKYMEFIKGELAPRYAEFIGNEIQKAYLESYHDYGQNLFDRYVDYADAWIEDQDFKDPDTGQLLNRDLLNQELTKIEKPAGIANPKDFRNEVVKFALRMRASNGGRNPSWTSYEKLRDVIEKRMFSQVEELLPVISFGSKKDSETEKKHSEFVNRMMARGYTERQVRRLVEWYMRVKQAG
- a CDS encoding Leu/Phe/Val dehydrogenase, which produces MLFDFPDFDNHELVLFGRDEASGLAAIIAVHSTALGPACGGCRMWPYANDTEAMRDALRLSRGMSYKNAMAGLPLGGGKSVIIGDSRKDKTDELFRAFGRVIDSLGGKYIAAEDVGITVADVMTMGQTTRHVAGLSKGHDASGDPSPFTAYGVYMGIKAAVKHKLATDSLRGVRVAVQGLGNVGSHLCQRLADDGAILTVTDIHADAVQRAVDKFGAMAVAPDRIHAADADVYAPCALGAVINPRSLPELKAKIVAGGANNQLETDPMGEALRAAGILYAPDYVINGGGIINVSAEVTQDYDRDSVLRQVERIPVTLTEIFRRADWENRPTSAVADEMAREILAAGKGGQKQAA